One window from the genome of Pseudonocardia hierapolitana encodes:
- a CDS encoding tryptophanase, whose amino-acid sequence MSPTSDGPARPSTCARTFDVVIKENGERWVRRRGILGDPSGESRGSLRRGWGRRRAGPAGPIACDPHRGLHGPRRRPTVRRRCPWADLLAGPDGHRVKAVVMTVTNNGGGGQPVSLENLRRVRAVCDEHDLPFLLDASRFAENSWLIRQREPEHRHREPIDIARAMFDLADIFWASLKKDGLANIGGVIGVRENADLARRFRQEVILNEGFSTYGGLAGRDLEALAQGLTEVTDSRYLADRADTARWFAETLHKAGVPVVQPAGCHAVYVRAGEILPHVPADRFPGHAWSCALYLEGGIRAVEFGSLLLGSGGGSVPHELCGWHCRAGSTSDPTWSCWWRPRSRWAGWPTN is encoded by the coding sequence ATGTCGCCGACGAGCGACGGCCCGGCTCGACCGTCGACCTGCGCGCGCACCTTCGACGTCGTGATCAAGGAGAACGGCGAACGTTGGGTGCGGCGGCGCGGCATCCTCGGCGATCCCTCCGGAGAGTCTCGGGGCTCGTTACGACGAGGGTGGGGACGGCGACGTGCCGGGCCTGCGGGCCCGATCGCCTGCGACCCGCACCGCGGCCTCCATGGGCCGCGGCGACGCCCGACCGTTCGGAGGCGCTGTCCGTGGGCGGACCTGCTCGCCGGACCCGATGGCCACCGGGTGAAGGCCGTTGTCATGACGGTGACCAACAACGGTGGGGGCGGCCAGCCGGTCTCGCTGGAGAACCTGCGCCGGGTCCGGGCGGTGTGCGACGAGCACGACCTCCCGTTCCTGCTGGATGCGTCCCGGTTCGCGGAGAACTCCTGGCTGATCCGGCAGCGGGAGCCGGAGCACCGGCACCGGGAACCGATCGACATCGCACGGGCCATGTTCGACCTGGCCGACATCTTCTGGGCCAGCCTCAAGAAGGACGGGCTGGCCAACATCGGCGGCGTCATCGGCGTGCGGGAGAACGCCGACCTCGCCCGGCGGTTCCGCCAGGAGGTGATCCTGAACGAGGGGTTCTCCACCTACGGCGGCCTCGCCGGGCGCGACCTGGAGGCGCTGGCCCAGGGGCTGACCGAGGTCACCGACTCCCGGTACCTGGCGGATCGCGCAGACACGGCGCGCTGGTTCGCCGAGACCTTGCACAAGGCCGGAGTGCCGGTGGTCCAGCCGGCCGGCTGCCATGCGGTGTACGTCCGGGCCGGCGAGATCCTCCCGCACGTTCCCGCGGACCGGTTCCCGGGCCACGCGTGGTCGTGTGCCCTCTACCTGGAGGGCGGCATCCGGGCCGTGGAGTTCGGCAGCCTCCTGCTCGGTTCGGGTGGTGGGTCAGTGCCACACGAGCTGTGCGGCTGGCACTGCCGCGCCGGGTCTACATCCGATCCCACCTGGAGTTGCTGGTGGAGACCGCGGTCGAGGTGGGCCGGATGGCCGACGAACTGA